A genomic region of Micromonospora sp. NBC_01796 contains the following coding sequences:
- a CDS encoding glycoside hydrolase family 26 protein, giving the protein MLRLTLPRVLVALVAVLLLTYAFAVAPRTADRWGGGVGADVAATTRPSVSPPTPPREPELFPPAGKAFIGVMTHEGPYNFKAVDEFTKAAKRQPQVMLFSADWASGRFDRSLFDRISDRGMMPMLAWEPWDYRIDEKARKQGLRLREIDEIRSDQPTYRLARIASGDLDDYVLSWAEGIKSLGYPVALRFGHEMNGDWYPWSEATNGNRAGDYVKAWRHVHDLFRTAGATNVTWVWSPNVQWDESTPPLESLYPGDAYVDWLGLSGYYGTGYFSDYRNFDEIFGDTIEELRTFSERPLVITETAAADDNGRKVEWIKETFRLLPKHRDIIGVIWFEVDKELDWRIVSSRASATAFAQAVAAPRYDLRWSPEMVPRGEVDD; this is encoded by the coding sequence ACCGGTGGGGTGGGGGAGTCGGCGCGGACGTGGCGGCGACGACGCGGCCGAGCGTCTCCCCGCCGACGCCGCCCAGGGAGCCGGAGCTGTTCCCACCCGCGGGCAAGGCGTTCATCGGCGTCATGACGCACGAGGGACCGTACAACTTCAAGGCGGTGGACGAGTTCACCAAGGCCGCGAAGCGCCAGCCGCAGGTGATGCTCTTCAGTGCGGACTGGGCCTCCGGCAGGTTCGACCGGTCGCTGTTCGACCGGATCAGCGACCGCGGCATGATGCCGATGCTGGCCTGGGAGCCGTGGGACTACCGGATCGACGAGAAGGCCCGCAAGCAGGGCCTGCGGTTGCGGGAGATCGACGAGATCCGGTCCGACCAGCCGACGTACCGGTTGGCCCGGATAGCCTCCGGTGACCTCGACGACTACGTGCTCTCCTGGGCGGAGGGGATCAAGTCCCTCGGTTACCCGGTCGCCCTCCGGTTCGGACACGAGATGAACGGCGACTGGTACCCGTGGTCGGAGGCGACCAACGGCAACCGGGCGGGCGACTACGTCAAGGCCTGGCGGCACGTGCACGACCTGTTCCGTACGGCCGGGGCCACCAACGTGACCTGGGTGTGGAGTCCGAACGTGCAGTGGGACGAGTCGACGCCCCCGCTCGAGTCGCTCTATCCGGGCGACGCCTACGTGGACTGGCTGGGACTCTCGGGCTACTACGGCACCGGCTACTTCTCCGACTACCGGAACTTCGACGAGATCTTCGGGGACACCATCGAGGAGTTGCGCACCTTCAGCGAGCGGCCACTGGTCATCACCGAGACGGCGGCCGCCGACGACAACGGTCGCAAGGTCGAATGGATCAAGGAGACGTTCCGGCTGCTGCCGAAGCACAGGGACATCATCGGGGTCATCTGGTTCGAGGTGGACAAGGAGCTGGACTGGCGGATCGTCAGTTCGCGGGCGTCGGCCACGGCGTTCGCCCAGGCCGTTGCCGCCCCACGGTACGACCTGCGCTGGTCACCCGAGATGGTCCCGCGCGGCGAGGTCGACGACTGA